From a single Myotis daubentonii chromosome 5, mMyoDau2.1, whole genome shotgun sequence genomic region:
- the LOC132235766 gene encoding protocadherin beta-15-like produces the protein MEAEEERFPTLRQVLLLFVFLAQTSAEQKGYSVAEETEGGSFVANLAKDIGLEVKELSGRRARVIFNNNREHFQLNLQTGDLQVHEKLDREELCGPTEPCVLQFQVLLEEPLEVYRFKLLVHDINDNSPVFPKAEMILKIMESTLPGTVFPLKNAQDLDVGINNVQNYTIHPNSHFHVLTRNGSEGRKYPVLVLDKALDREEQPELRLTLTAVDGGAPPKSGTALVLIEVVDINDNAPEFVQPLYRVQIPEDSPLGSLVVTVSARDLDTGINGEVSYSFFYGDEEITRTFALNERTGEITIIRKLDFEKIVSYEVDIKASDGAGLSGKCTVIIQVVDINDNTPELKVVSLTSSIPENSPETTIALFSVQDPDSGENGRMVCSIQEDLPFTLKHSVENFYKLVTGGPLDRENKAEYNITITVTDLGTPRLGTQHNITLLVSDVNDNAPAFTQTAYTLFLRENNSPALHIGSVSATDRDAGANAQLTYSLLPPHDPRLPLASLVSINADNGHLFALRALDFEALQAFEFRVGATDRGSPALSSQALVRVQVLDANDNAPFVLYPLQNGSAPCTELVPRAAEPGYLVSKVVAVDADSGQNAWLSFQLLKATEPGLFGVWAHNGEVRTARLLSERDAAKHRLLVLVKDNGEPALSASVTLHVLLVDGFSQPYLPLPEAAADQAQADPLTVYLVIALASVSSLFLFSVLAFIAVRLCRRSRAAWVGGCSVPEGPFPGHLVDVSGTGTLSQSYQYEVCLNGGSGTTREFKFLKSVASNHPGSVNGVEENSNFVNGFGFN, from the coding sequence ATGGAGGCTGAAGAGGAGCGCTTTCCTACACTAAGGCAAGTCCtgcttctctttgtttttctggcTCAGACTAGCGCAGAGCAGAAAGGTTACAGCGTCGCCGAAGAAACAGAGGGTGGTTCTTTTGTGGCCAATCTAGCAAAGGACATAGGGCTGGAGGTAAAGGAGCTGTCTGGGCGGAGGGCTCGTGTCATTTTTAACAACAACAGAGAACATTTTCAGCTGAACCTTCAGACTGGGGATTTACAGGTACATGAGAAACTGGATCGGGAAGAGCTGTGTGGTCCCACTGAGCCTTGTGTGCTGCAATTCCAGGTGTTACTGGAGGAGCCTTTGGAAGTCTATAGGTTTAAGCTTTTGGTCCATGACATAAATGACAATTCACCTGTGTTCCCGAAAGCAGAAATGATTTTGAAAATCATGGAAAGTACTCTTCCAGGGACCGTGTTTCCCCTGAAAAATGCACAAGATTTGGATGTGGGCATCAATAATGTTCAAAACTATACCATCCACCCCAACTCCCACTTCCACGTTCTTACCAGAAATGGCAGCGAGGGCAGAAAGTACCCAGTGCTGGTTCTGGACAAAGCTCTAGATCGCGAGGAGCAGCCCGAGCTGAGGTTAACGCTCACGGCAGTAGATGGCGGAGCTCCTCCCAAATCTGGCACCGCCCTGGTCCTCATTGAGGTGGTGGATATCAATGACAACGCCCCTGAGTTTGTGCAGCCACTCTATAGAGTGCAGATCCCGGAGGACAGTCCTCTGGGCTCCCTTGTTGTCACTGTTTCCGCTAGGGATTTAGACACGGGAATAAACGGGGAAGTGTCCTACTCATTCTTTTATGGTGATGAAGAGATTACTAGGACATTTGCACTTAATGAACGCACAGGTGAAATTACAATCATTAGGAAACTAGATTTTGAAAAAATTGTTTCATATGAGGTCGATATTAAGGCGTCTGATGGGGCAGGTCTTTCTGGAAAATGCACTGTCATAATACAGGTGGTGGATATAAATGACAACACCCCGGAACTGAAGGTGGTTTCACTTACAAGCTCCATTCCAGAAAATTCTCCGGAAACTACCATAGCTCTTTTCAGTGTTCAAGACCCAGACTCTGGGGAGAATGGAAGGATGGTGTGTTCCATCCAGGAGGATCTCCCTTTCACGCTGAAACATTCCGTTGAGAATTTCTACAAGCTGGTAACAGGAGGACCTCTAGACAGAGAAAACAAGGCAGAGTACaacatcaccatcactgtcaccgACTTGGGGACCCCCAGGCTGGGAACCCAGCACAACATCACCCTGCTGGTGTCCGACGTCAACGACAACGCCCCCGCCTTCACCCAAACCGCCTACACCCTGTTCCTCCGCGAGAACAACAGCCCCGCCCTGCACATCGGCAGCGTCAGCGCCACAGACAGGGACGCGGGCGCCAACGCCCAGCTCACCTACTCGCTGCTGCCGCCCCACGACCCGCGGCTGCCCCTGGCCTCGCTCGTGTCCATCAACGCGGACAACGGCCACCTGTTCGCCCTGAGGGCGCTGGACTTCGAGGCGCTGCAGGCGTTCGAGTTCCGCGTGGGCGCCACGGACCGCGGGTCGCCCGCGCTGAGCAGCCAGGCGCTGGTGCGCGTGCAGGTGCTGGACGCCAACGACAACGCGCCCTTCGTGCTGTACCCGCTGCAGAACGGCTCTGCGCCCTGCACCGAGCTGGTGCCCAGGGCGGCCGAGCCGGGCTACCTGGTGAGCAAGGTGGTGGCGGTGGACGCAGACTCGGGCCAGAACGCCTGGCTGTCGTTCCAGCTGCTCAAGGCCACGGAGCCCGGGCTGTTCGGCGTGTGGGCGCACAATGGCGAGGTGCGCACGGCGCGGCTGCTGAGCGAGCGCGACGCGGCCAAGCACAGGCTGCTGGTGCTGGTCAAGGACAATGGCGAGCCCGCGCTGTCGGCCAGCGTCACGCTGCACGTGCTGCTGGTGGATGGCTTCTCGCAGCCCTACCTGCCGCTGCCCGAAGCGGCGGCCGACCAGGCGCAGGCCGACCCGCTGACCGTGTACCTGGTCATCGCGCTGGCGTCGGTGTCGTCGCTGTTCCTGTTCTCGGTGCTGGCGTTCATCGCGGTGCGGCTGTGCAGGCGGAGCAGGGCCGCCTGGGTGGGTGGCTGTTCGGTGCCTGAGGGCCCCTTTCCGGGCCACCTGGTGGACGTCAGCGGCACAGGaaccctgtcccagagctaccaGTATGAGGTGTGTCTGAATGGAGGCTCAGGAACCACCAGAGAGTTTAAGTTCCTAAAATCTGTTGCCTCCAACCATCCGGGGTCTGTGAATGGTGTGGAGGAAAACTCTAATTTTGTAAATGGTTTTGGATTCAATTAG
- the LOC132235764 gene encoding protocadherin beta-15-like: MEVGGERFPKQRQVLVLFLLVGVALAGWESRRYSVMEETEGGSFVANVAKDLGLGAGELAARGARVVTEDKEPRLQLDLQTGHLILNEKLDREEMCGSTDPCVMHFQVLLKKPLGVFRAELLVRDINDHSPEFSEREMTLRIPETSPPGTVFPLKKAQDLDVGNNNIQNYSISLSSHFHVSTRDLGDGRKYPELVLDKELDREEQAQLRLTLTALDGGSPPLSGTAQVHILVLDANDNAPEFAQRLYHVQVPENSPVGSLVVKVSARDLDTGTNGEISYALSYSSQEISKTFEVNSLSGEVRLIKKLDFETISSYELDIDASDGGGLSGKCSVSIEVVDVNDNSPELTVSSLTSPIPENSPETEVALFQIRDRDSGDNGRMTCSIQDDLPFLLKPTEENFYTLVTNGALDRESRAEYNITITVTDLGTPRLGTQHNITLLVSDVNDNAPAFTQTAYTLFLRENNSPALHIGSVSATDRDAGANAQLTYSLLPPHDPRLPLASLVSINADNGHLFALRALDFEALQAFEFRVGATDRGSPALSSQALVRVQVLDANDNAPFVLYPLQNGSAPCTELVPRAAEPGYLVSKVVAVDADSGQNAWLSFQLLKATEPGLFGVWAHNGEVRTARLLSERDAAKHRLLVLVKDNGEPALSASVTLHVLLVDGFSQPYLPLPEVAADQAQADPLTVYLVIALASVSSLFLFSVLAFIAVRLCRRSRAAWVGGCSVPEGPFPGHLVDVTGTGTLSQSYQYEVCLTGDSGSNEFKFLKPVFPNILGQDIGRKAEGNPTFHDSLGI, from the coding sequence ATGGAGGTCGGAGGGGAGCGCTTTCCTAAACAAAGGCAAGTCCTGGTTCTCTTTCTTTTGGTGGGAGTGGCTCTGGCAGGATGGGAATCCCGTCGCTATTCCGTGATGGAGGAAACAGAGGGCGGCTCCTTTGTGGCCAACGTGGCCAAGGACCTGGGGCTGGGAGCGGGAGAGCTAGCTGCGCGGGGAGCCCGGGTGGTCACTGAAGATAAGGAACCCCGATTGCAGCTTGATCTGCAGACCGGGCACTTGATATTAAATGAGAAACTGGACCGGGAGGAGATGTGTGGCTCCACTGACCCATGTGTGATGCATTTCCAAGTGTTACTGAAAAAACCACTGGGAGTATTTCGAGCTGAGCTACTGGTGAGAGACATAAATGATCATTCTCCTGAGTTTTCTGAAAGAGAAATGACGCTGAGAATCCCTGAGACTAGCCCTCCTGGGACCGTGTTTCCTCTGAAAAAAGCCCAGGATTTGGACGTGGGCAACAACAACATCCAAAACTACAGCATCAGCCTCAGCTCCCATTTCCATGTTTCCACCCGCGACTTAGGAGATGGCAGGAAATACCCCGAGCTGGTGCTGGACAAGGAGCTGGATCGTGAGGAGCAGGCCCAGCTCAGATTAACCCTCACAGCCCTGGATGGCGGCTCTCCACCCCTGTCTGGCACCGCCCAGGTGCACATCTTGGTCTTGGATGCCAATGACAATGCCCCTGAGTTTGCACAGAGACTCTACCACGTGCAGGTCCCTGAGAACAGCCCTGTAGGTTCCCTAGTTGTCAAGGTTTCTGCTAGAGATTTAGACACTGGGACAAACGGAGAGATATCATACGCCCTTTCTTATAGTTCTCAGGAGATAAGCAAAACTTTTGAAGTAAACAGCCTTTCAGGAGAAGTTCGGCTAATCAAAAAACTAGATTTTGAGACAATATCCTCATATGAGCTGGATATAGATGCCTCTGATGGCGGGGGACTTTCAGGAAAATGTTCAGTCTCCATTGAGGTGGTGGATGTTAACGATAATTCCCCAGAACTCACTGTTTCATCACTTACCAGCCCCATTCCCGAAAATTCCCCCGAGACGGAAGTGGCCCTGTTTCAGATTCGAGACCGAGACTCGGGGGACAACGGAAGGATGACTTGCTCCATCCAGGATGATCTGCCCTTCCTCCTGAAGCCAACTGAAGAGAATTTCTACACCCTGGTAACGAACGGGGCCCTGGACAGGGAGAGCAGAGCAGAATACaacatcaccatcactgtcactgACTTGGGGACCCCCAGGCTGGGAACCCAGCACAACATCACCCTGCTGGTGTCCGACGTCAACGACAACGCCCCCGCCTTCACCCAAACCGCCTACACCCTGTTCCTCCGCGAGAACAACAGCCCCGCCCTGCACATCGGCAGCGTCAGCGCCACAGACAGGGACGCGGGCGCCAACGCCCAGCTCACCTACTCGCTGCTGCCGCCCCACGACCCGCGGCTGCCCCTGGCCTCGCTCGTGTCCATCAACGCGGACAACGGCCACCTGTTCGCCCTGAGGGCGCTGGACTTCGAGGCGCTGCAGGCGTTCGAGTTCCGCGTGGGCGCCACGGACCGCGGGTCGCCCGCGCTGAGCAGCCAGGCGCTGGTGCGCGTGCAGGTGCTGGACGCCAACGACAACGCGCCCTTCGTGCTGTACCCGCTGCAGAACGGCTCTGCGCCCTGCACCGAGCTGGTGCCCAGGGCGGCCGAGCCGGGCTACCTGGTGAGCAAGGTGGTGGCGGTGGACGCAGACTCGGGCCAGAACGCCTGGCTGTCGTTCCAGCTGCTCAAGGCCACGGAGCCCGGGCTGTTCGGCGTGTGGGCGCACAATGGCGAGGTGCGCACGGCGCGGCTGCTGAGCGAGCGCGACGCGGCCAAGCACAGGCTGCTGGTGCTGGTCAAGGACAATGGCGAGCCCGCGCTGTCGGCCAGCGTCACGCTGCACGTGCTGCTGGTGGATGGCTTCTCGCAGCCCTACCTGCCGCTGCCCGAAGTGGCGGCCGACCAGGCGCAGGCCGACCCGCTGACCGTGTACCTGGTCATCGCGTTGGCGTCGGTGTCGTCGCTGTTCCTGTTCTCGGTGCTGGCGTTCATCGCGGTGCGGCTGTGCAGGCGGAGCAGGGCCGCCTGGGTGGGTGGCTGTTCGGTGCCTGAGGGCCCCTTTCCGGGCCACCTGGTGGACGTCACCGGTACTGGgaccctgtcccagagctaccaGTATGAGGTGTGTCTGACAGGAGACTCTGGTAGTAATGAGTTCAAATTCTTGAAGCCTGTCTTCCCCAATATTCTAGGCCAGGACAttgggaggaaggcagagggaaatcCAACATTCCATGATAGTTTAGGTATCTGA